Proteins found in one Nerophis lumbriciformis linkage group LG27, RoL_Nlum_v2.1, whole genome shotgun sequence genomic segment:
- the nomo gene encoding BOS complex subunit NOMO1, producing the protein MLRITIRADISTLWVLFWFTYSQFLVVSSDDIVVACGGFVKSDVEINYSLIEIKLYTKQGSLKYQTDCAPINGYFMIPLYDKGDFVLKIEPPLGWSFEPTSVDLHVDGVTDICTKEEDINFVFTGFSVSGTVLSKGHLLGPAGVEVKLSRSETDEKIQSVITQPGGTYTFHKVLPGTYDIIASHPSWILEQSATSVHISNANAPAADHLVVGGYDVSGEVRSDGEPMKEVTFLLYSAAVKREDVKGCNFSPVEGADSGDSSLVYLCSALSREDGTFNFPSLASGEYTVVPFYRGERITFDVAPSRMNFKVEHSSLTLEPIFRVMGFSVTGRVLNSVDGEGVDDATVSLNNLIKVVSKEDGSYRLENMTAGTYTIRVHKELMFFEPVTVKIAPNTPQLPDIITAGFSVCGQIAISRLPEGMKQQGRYKITLTHQGQDKTSGRVIDSDIQGAFCFQAKPGDYSVHVSLPEADVKAGLALQPPSLEFSVVDKPITDLLFIQFMASVSGKVYCLASCDDLSVTLQAVSRQGERRVVPLSGSSDVLSFSFDNVLPGKYKVSISHEEWCWKHKSLEVEVLDSDILGVEFRQIGYILRCSLSHAITLEFFQDGSKPENVGIYNLSKGVNRFCLSKPGVYKVTPRSCHQFEQDFYTYDTSAPSILTLTAVRHHMTGLITTDKILDVTVTIKSSIESEPALVLGPLRSLQEQRQEQQLQEIQLRRLERERRAAEEDGASKNDSPPIQEKADDLTGPFHYEFSYWARAGEKITVTPSSKELLFYPPEVEATITGESCPGRMVNIMGRAGLFLEGKVSPELQGVEISISEKGAAAPLITVATNEMGAYSVGPLHSDRKYDISASREGFVLSHVAGSQGDFKAFALAGITFKIKSEDGHPLSGVLLSLSGGQFRSNLLTQDTGILNFNNLSPGQYYFKPMMKEFRFEPSSQMITVEEGQLLSIDITGIKTAYSCYGAVQSLSGDAERDVAVEAVGQGDCSLYSEDTVTDEEGRFRLRGLLPDCKYLIQLRAEGNDHIERALPQQRAIEVGSSDIEGINIIAFRQINQFDLSGNVITSPEHLATLSVKLYKSDNLDNPINSVCLGQSLFFHFPPLDRDGEGYVLMLYSTLSRTQYDFTLPQVSFTSTGYHKHVTLTFNPTRKVPDQDVAQGSYIALPLTLLLLLAAYNHEKVIPFLLQLGNRIQGVRSITQASSDSAALDEAKRQAKRQKARRT; encoded by the exons atgttgagaatCACAATCCGGGCGGACATAAGTACCCTTTGGGTCTTGTTCTGGTTCACGTATTCTCAGTTTTTGGTGGTGTCATCTGATGACATAGTGGTGGCTTGCGGAGGGTTCGTCAAATCCGACGTTGAGATTAATTACTCGCTGATTGAG ATCAAACTCTACACCAAGCAAGGCTCTTTAAAATATCAGACTGACTGTGCTCCAATCAATGGCTACTTTATGATCCCTCTTTATGACAAG GGGGACTTTGTTTTAAAGATTGAACCTCCCCTCGGCTGGAGCTTTG AGCCTACCAGTGTAGATCTCCATGTGGATGGAGTCACGGACATATGTACAAAAGAAGAGGACATCAACTTTGTTTTCACTGGCTTTTCAGTGTCTGGGACG GTCCTAAGTAAAGGCCATCTCCTTGGCCCAGCTGGAGTAGAAGTGAAATTGAGCCGATCAGAAACAGACGAGAAAATCCAGAGTGTCATCACACAGCCCGGAGGAAC CTACACCTTTCACAAAGTGCTCCCTGGAACCTATGACATCATTGCGTCCCATCCTTCCTGGATTTTGGAACAG AGCGCTACCTCAGTGCACATTTCCAATGCCAATGCGCCGGCCGCTGACCATCTGGTGGTCGGAGGCTACGACGTCTCAGGGGAGGTCCGCAGTGATGGAGAGCCCATGAAAGAGGTCACCTTCCTGCTTTATTCGGCCGCGGTGAAAAGAGAG GATGTGAAGGGCTGCAATTTTTCTCCAGTGGAGGGTGCCGATTCTGGGGACAGCTCTCTTGTCTACTTGTGCAGTGCTCTCTCCAGGGAGGACGGCACCTTCAACTTTCCCTCACTGGCTAGTGGCGAGTACACTGTG GTGCCCTTCTACAGAGGAGAAAGGATCACTTTTGATGTCGCTCCTTCCAGAATGAATTTCAAGGTGGAGCACAGCAGTTTGACCCTAGAG CCCATCTTTCGCGTTATGGGTTTCTCTGTGACTGGACGAGTTCTGAACAGTGTTGATGGGGAGGGAGTAGATGATGCCACAGTCTCCCTCAATAATCTGATCAAAG ttgtcagcaaagaggatggtTCTTACAGGCTTGAGAACATGACAGCTGGTACTTACACAATCCGTGTCCACAAGGAGCTCATGTTCTTCGAGCCGGTAACGGTCAAAATCGCCCCCAACACGCCACAACTTCCTGACATCATTACAGCAGG GTTCAGTGTTTGTGGACAAATCGCCATCAGCCGCTTGCCTGAGGGCATGAAGCAGCAGGGTCGCTACAAGATCACCTTGACACACCAGGGCCAAGACAAAACTTCAGGACGTGTCATTGACTCGGACATCCAGGGAGCTTTCTGTTTTCAGGCTAAACCTGGAGACTACAGTGTCCAT GTGTCTCTCCCTGAGGCAGATGTAAAAGCAGGCCTGGCTTTGCAGCCTCCTTCTCTGGAGTTTTCAGTTGTGGACAAGCCCATCACAGACCTACTCTTTATCCAATTCATGGCCTCTGTCTCTGGAAAGGTTTACTGTTTAG CTTCCTGTGATGACCTGTCAGTAACACTTCAAGCAGTAAGCCGTCAAGGAGAGAGAAGGGTTGTGCCTTTGTCTGGCAGCAGTGACGTCCTGAGCTTCTCTTTTGACAACGTTCTACCTGGGAAATACAAAG TGAGCATCTCTCACGAAGAGTGGTGTTGGAAACATAAATCCCTGGAAGTTGAGGTCCTGGACTCGGACATATTGGGAGTGGAATTCCGACAGATCGGCTACATTCTACGCTGCTCCCTGTCCCACGCCATTACTCTG GAGTTCTTCCAAGATGGCAGCAAACCTGAGAATGTAGGCATATACAATCTCTCTAAGGGAGTCAACCGCTTCTGCCTCTCCAAACctg GTGTTTACAAAGTCACCCCTCGCTCCTGCCACCAGTTTGAGCAGGATTTTTACACTTATGATAC CTCAGCACCGAGTATCCTGACTCTTACTGCGGTGCGCCATCACATGACAGGGCTCATCACCACTGACAAGATTCTAGACGTCACAGTTACCATCAA ATCGTCCATTGAGAGTGAACCGGCACTGGTTCTTGGCCCTTTGCGGAGTCTGCAGGAGCAAAGGCAGGAGCAGCAGCTGCAGGAGATTCAGCTGCGCCGCCTGGAACGAGAGCGGCGAGCTGCCGAAGAAGACGGGGCTTCCAAGAATGATAGTCCCCCTATTCAAGAGAAGGCTGACGACCTGACAGGCCCTTTCCACTATGAGTTCTCTTACTGGGCTAG GGCTGGAGAGAAGATTACAGTGACTCCTTCCTCTAAGGAGCTGCTCTTCTACCCCCCTGAAGTAGAGGCCACTATCACAGGAG AGTCATGTCCGGGTCGCATGGTGAACATCATGGGCCGTGCAGGGCTTTTCCTGGAAGGAAAAGTATCTCCGGAGCTACAAGGGGTAGAGATCTCAATCAGTGAGAAAGGAGCTGCTGCACCACTCATCACTGTGGCCACTAATGAGATGGGAGCATACAG TGTGGGTCCACTCCACAGCGACAGAAAGTACGACATAAGTGCCAGCCGAGAAGGATTTGTCCTTAGTCACGTGGCAGGAAGTCAGGGAGATTTCAAGGCCTTTGCTCTGGCTGGAATCACCTTCAAG ATAAAGTCAGAGGACGGTCATCCGCTGTCAGGCGTCCTACTGTCTCTAAGTGGTGGACAGTTTCGCTCAAACCTGTTGACTCAGGACACTGGCATCCTCAACTTCAACAACCTG AGTCCAGGTCAATACTACTTCAAACCTATGATGAAAGAGTTTCGCTTTGAGCCATCATCCCAGATGATTACAGTAGAAGAGGGTCAACTCCTCAGTATTGATATCACTGGCATTAAGACTGCATACAG CTGCTATGGGGCAGTTCAGTCTCTGAGTGGTGATGCTGAGAGGGATGTTGCTGTGGAAGCGGTGGGCCAAGGAGACTGTAGCCTCTACAGCGAGGACACTGTCACTGATGAGGAAGGTCGCTTCAGGCTCAGGGGTCTGCTG CCTGACTGCAAATACCTGATTCAACTGCGAGCTGAAGGCAACGACCACATAGAGAGAGCTCTACCTCAGCAAAGAGCCATAGAG GTCGGCAGCAGTGACATTGAAGGAATCAACATCATCGCCTTCAGACAAATCAATCAGTTTGACCTGAGCGGGAATGTCATCACATCTCCAGAACATTTAGCGACTCTGTCG GTGAAGCTGTATAAGAGTGACAATTTAGACAACCCCATCAATAGTGTTTGTCTGGGCCAGTCCCTCTTCTTCCATTTCCCTCCACTGGACAGAGATGGAGAG GGCTACGTGCTGATGCTGTACTCCACATTGTCCCGCACGCAATACGACTTCACGCTGCCTCAGGTCTCCTTCACTTCAACGGGCTACCATAAGCACGTCACTCTTACCTTCAATCCTACT CGCAAAGTGCCTGACCAAGATGTCGCCCAGGGCTCCTACATTGCTCTCCCCCTTACTTTGCTGCTCCTGTTAGCGGCGTACAACCATGAAAAG GTCATCCCCTTCCTGTTGCAATTGGGGAATCGTATCCAGGGTGTGAGGAGCATTACACAGGCTAGCAGTGATAGTGCTGCCTTGGACGAGGCCAAACGTCAGGCCAAGAGGCAGAAGGCCCGGCGCACATGA